A part of Streptomyces sp. NBC_01210 genomic DNA contains:
- the rpe gene encoding ribulose-phosphate 3-epimerase, translating into MAVQISPSILSADFSRLAEEARAVEGADWLHVDVMDNHFVPNLTLGVPIVESLSRATDTPLDCHLMIEDPDRWAPQYVEAGAGSVTFHVEAAAAPVRLAREIRAKGARASMALKPATPIEPYEDLLPELDMLLIMTVEPGFGGQAFLDIMLPKIRRTRELISKHGLELWLQVDGGVSDATIERCAEAGADVFVAGSAVYGAQDPAQAVRALRGKAQQTIASAPWACNH; encoded by the coding sequence ATGGCCGTTCAGATCAGTCCCAGCATCCTCTCCGCCGACTTCTCCCGCCTGGCGGAGGAAGCCAGAGCCGTCGAGGGCGCCGACTGGCTCCATGTCGATGTCATGGACAACCACTTCGTGCCCAACCTCACCCTGGGCGTGCCCATCGTGGAATCCCTCAGCCGCGCGACGGACACACCGCTGGACTGCCATCTGATGATCGAGGACCCCGATCGGTGGGCCCCGCAGTACGTCGAAGCGGGGGCCGGATCCGTCACCTTCCATGTCGAGGCAGCCGCCGCCCCGGTGCGGCTGGCGCGCGAGATCCGGGCCAAGGGTGCCCGCGCGTCGATGGCGCTCAAGCCCGCCACCCCCATCGAGCCGTACGAGGACCTGCTCCCCGAGCTCGACATGCTGCTGATCATGACCGTGGAGCCCGGCTTCGGCGGCCAGGCCTTCCTGGACATCATGCTGCCCAAGATCCGCCGCACCCGGGAGCTGATCTCCAAGCACGGCCTCGAGCTGTGGCTGCAGGTCGACGGCGGGGTTTCGGACGCGACGATCGAGCGCTGTGCCGAGGCGGGCGCGGACGTTTTCGTCGCCGGTTCTGCGGTGTACGGGGCGCAGGACCCGGCGCAGGCGGTGCGGGCACTGCGCGGCAAGGCGCAGCAGACCATCGCCTCGGCGCCCTGGGCTTGCAACCACTGA
- a CDS encoding RsmB/NOP family class I SAM-dependent RNA methyltransferase, which translates to MNEQAHRRPPKPYRRPKKDPVRILAFEALRAVDERDAYANLVLPPLLKKAREKDDFDGRDAALATELVYGTLRRQGTYDAIIATCIDRPLREVDPPVLDVLALGAHQLLGTRIPSHAAVSASVELARVVLGDGRARFVNAVLRKIAQDDLDAWLERVAPPYDKDAEDYLAVVHSHPRWIVSALWDSLGGGRAGIEDLLEADNERPEVTLVARPGRSTADELLEVLGEESGLPGRWSPYAVRLAEGGEPGAIDAVREGRAGVQDEGSQLVAIALANAPLDGPDERWLDGCAGPGGKAALLAALAAQRGASLLASEKQPHRARLVERALAGNPGPYQVITADGTRPPWLPGSFDRVLMDVPCTGLGALRRRPEARWRRRPEDLEGFAPLQRALLREALSAVRVGGVVGYATCSPHLAETRVVVDDVLRGRGGPAVEAELLDARPLIPGVPALGEGPDIQLWPHLHGTDAMYLALLRRTA; encoded by the coding sequence TTGAACGAGCAGGCACATCGCCGTCCCCCGAAGCCGTACCGCCGCCCCAAGAAGGATCCCGTGCGGATCCTCGCCTTCGAGGCACTGCGGGCCGTCGACGAGCGGGACGCGTACGCGAACCTCGTCCTGCCGCCCCTGCTCAAGAAGGCCAGGGAGAAGGACGATTTCGACGGGCGGGACGCGGCGCTCGCCACCGAGCTCGTGTACGGGACGCTGCGCCGCCAGGGTACGTACGACGCGATCATCGCGACCTGCATCGACCGGCCGCTGCGCGAGGTCGATCCGCCGGTGCTCGATGTGCTCGCGCTCGGTGCGCACCAGCTGCTCGGGACGCGGATCCCCTCGCATGCCGCGGTCTCGGCGAGCGTGGAGCTGGCCCGGGTGGTGCTCGGCGACGGGCGGGCGAGGTTCGTCAACGCCGTACTGCGGAAGATCGCCCAGGACGACCTCGACGCCTGGCTGGAGCGGGTCGCGCCGCCGTACGACAAGGACGCCGAGGACTATCTGGCCGTGGTGCACTCGCATCCGCGGTGGATCGTCTCCGCGCTGTGGGACTCACTCGGCGGCGGGCGCGCCGGGATCGAGGACCTGCTGGAGGCCGACAACGAGCGGCCCGAGGTGACGCTCGTCGCCCGGCCAGGACGTTCCACGGCCGATGAGCTGCTCGAGGTGCTGGGGGAGGAGTCGGGGCTGCCGGGACGCTGGTCGCCGTACGCCGTGCGGCTGGCCGAGGGCGGCGAGCCCGGCGCCATCGACGCCGTACGGGAGGGGCGGGCCGGAGTCCAGGACGAGGGCAGCCAGCTTGTCGCGATCGCCCTGGCCAACGCGCCGCTGGACGGTCCCGACGAGCGCTGGCTCGACGGCTGCGCGGGACCCGGCGGCAAGGCGGCGCTGCTGGCCGCGCTCGCCGCGCAGCGGGGTGCGTCGCTGCTGGCTTCCGAGAAGCAGCCGCACCGGGCCCGGCTGGTGGAGCGGGCGCTGGCCGGGAACCCCGGCCCGTACCAGGTCATCACGGCCGACGGCACCCGGCCGCCGTGGCTGCCCGGCTCGTTCGACCGCGTACTGATGGACGTGCCGTGCACCGGACTCGGCGCGCTGCGGCGCAGGCCCGAAGCCCGCTGGCGCAGGCGCCCCGAGGACCTCGAGGGCTTCGCGCCGCTCCAACGTGCGCTGCTGCGCGAGGCGTTGAGTGCCGTACGGGTCGGGGGAGTAGTCGGATACGCGACCTGCTCGCCGCATCTCGCGGAGACCCGGGTGGTCGTGGACGACGTGCTCAGGGGCCGAGGGGGCCCGGCCGTGGAAGCCGAACTGCTCGACGCGCGGCCTCTGATCCCGGGCGTTCCCGCGCTGGGCGAGGGACCCGACATACAGCTGTGGCCCCATCTGCACGGCACGGACGCGATGTATCTCGCGCTGCTGCGCCGCACGGCCTGA
- the fmt gene encoding methionyl-tRNA formyltransferase, with the protein MKLVFAGTPEVAVPALDALIASDRHEVAAVVTRPDAPAGRGRHLVASPVAQRAEEAGIEVLKPVKPRDEEFLARLREIAPDCCPVVAYGALLPKVALDVPARGWVNLHFSLLPAWRGAAPVQHAIIAGDEVTGASTFLIEEGLDSGPVYGVITEQVRSTDTSGDLLTRLAFAGAGLLVATMDGIEDGNLQAVPQPAEGISLAPKINVEDAHLDWTAPALRLDRLVRGCTPAPGAWTVFRGERLKLIQAALLPDRTDLAPGQLSAGKNNVYVGTGSHALELLWVQPQGKKPMRAADWARGVRIAPGERVGAADVG; encoded by the coding sequence ATGAAGCTCGTCTTCGCAGGCACCCCCGAGGTCGCCGTACCCGCCCTGGACGCACTGATCGCCTCCGACCGGCATGAAGTGGCCGCCGTCGTCACCAGGCCGGACGCTCCCGCCGGGCGCGGCCGCCATCTGGTCGCCAGCCCGGTCGCCCAGCGGGCCGAGGAGGCCGGGATCGAGGTGCTCAAGCCGGTCAAGCCGCGGGACGAGGAATTCCTGGCGCGGCTGCGCGAGATCGCGCCCGACTGCTGCCCGGTCGTCGCCTACGGTGCGCTGCTGCCGAAGGTGGCGCTGGACGTGCCGGCCCGCGGCTGGGTCAATCTGCACTTCTCGCTGCTGCCCGCCTGGCGTGGCGCCGCACCTGTCCAGCACGCCATCATCGCCGGTGACGAGGTGACCGGCGCCTCGACCTTCCTGATCGAGGAAGGGCTGGACTCGGGCCCGGTCTACGGGGTGATCACCGAGCAGGTGCGGTCCACCGACACCAGCGGCGATCTGCTCACCCGGCTCGCTTTCGCCGGCGCCGGGCTGCTTGTCGCGACCATGGACGGCATCGAGGACGGCAACCTGCAGGCCGTGCCGCAGCCGGCCGAGGGCATCTCGCTCGCGCCGAAGATCAACGTCGAGGACGCCCACCTGGACTGGACAGCTCCGGCGCTGCGCCTCGACCGCCTCGTACGCGGCTGCACGCCCGCTCCCGGTGCCTGGACGGTCTTCCGCGGCGAGCGGCTCAAGCTGATCCAGGCGGCGCTGCTGCCCGACCGCACGGACCTCGCGCCCGGGCAGCTCTCGGCCGGCAAGAACAATGTGTACGTCGGCACCGGATCGCACGCCCTCGAGCTGCTCTGGGTCCAGCCGCAGGGCAAGAAGCCGATGCGGGCAGCCGACTGGGCGCGCGGAGTGCGGATCGCCCCGGGCGAGCGGGTGGGAGCCGCGGACGTAGGCTGA
- a CDS encoding primosomal protein N', with the protein MSSDNKQPEEPAAGGPEQLALIRETVRKAKVPKAKPRTWRGAALAKELPVARVMVNKGVLHLDQYFDYAVPEELDADAQPGVRVRVRFGAGAHRVRDGRREGGGLIDGFLIERRAESDYAGALAALAYVVSPEPVLSPEMLALARAVADRYAGSLADVLQLAVPPRNGRAESKPSPEPLPPPAAPEAGSWGRYGRGAAFLEALASGGAPRAVWTALPGPQWPDELARAVAATLASGRGALVVVPDGRRAARVDTALTALLGEGRHAVLTAESGPEKRYRQWLAVRRGSVRAVVGTRAAMFAPVQDLGLVAIWDDGDSSHSDENAPFPHVREVLELRATHDSCGFLLGSTSCTVEAAQLVASGWALPLIADREQVRSAAPLVRTVGDGELARDEAARAARLPSLAWRTVRDGLKNGPVLVQVPRRGYVPRLACERCRTPARCRHCSGPLEAPDAHDLKCGWCGRGAPDWHCVACGSTKLRAQIVGARRTAEELGRAFPAVQVRTSGRDHVLDTVPGRPALVVSTPGAEPVADGGYAAALLLDGWAMLGRPDLRAGEDALRRWMDAASLVRGQSEGGTVVIVAEPTLRPVQALVRWDPVGHAQRELGERAELGFPPVSRMAAVTGRAEAIAAFVATAELPVDAEVLGPVPVPATDPGRPRRPGDPPLGEVWERVLLRVPPGSGSALAAALKTAQAARTARGGGEPVRIRIDPPDIG; encoded by the coding sequence GTGAGCAGCGACAACAAGCAGCCCGAAGAGCCCGCCGCCGGTGGGCCGGAGCAGCTTGCGCTCATCCGGGAGACCGTGCGCAAGGCCAAGGTGCCCAAGGCCAAGCCGCGGACCTGGCGTGGGGCCGCGCTGGCCAAGGAGCTGCCCGTGGCGCGGGTCATGGTCAACAAGGGCGTGCTCCATCTCGACCAGTACTTCGACTACGCCGTGCCCGAGGAGCTCGACGCGGACGCGCAGCCCGGAGTGCGGGTGCGGGTGCGGTTCGGGGCCGGGGCGCACCGGGTGCGGGATGGCCGGCGTGAAGGCGGCGGGCTGATCGACGGGTTTCTCATCGAGCGGCGCGCGGAGTCCGACTACGCGGGAGCGCTCGCGGCGCTCGCCTACGTGGTCTCGCCCGAGCCGGTGCTCAGCCCCGAGATGCTTGCCCTCGCGCGCGCGGTCGCCGACCGGTACGCCGGGAGCCTGGCGGATGTGCTGCAGCTCGCCGTCCCGCCCAGGAACGGGCGGGCCGAGTCGAAGCCCTCACCGGAGCCGCTGCCGCCGCCGGCCGCGCCGGAGGCAGGGAGCTGGGGGCGGTACGGGCGTGGGGCGGCGTTTCTGGAGGCGCTCGCGAGTGGTGGCGCGCCGCGGGCCGTGTGGACCGCGCTCCCCGGGCCGCAGTGGCCGGACGAGCTGGCGCGGGCCGTCGCGGCAACGCTGGCCTCCGGGCGGGGCGCGCTGGTGGTCGTGCCCGACGGGCGGCGCGCGGCGCGGGTCGATACCGCGCTGACCGCGCTGCTGGGGGAGGGGCGACATGCGGTGCTGACCGCCGAGTCCGGGCCCGAGAAGCGGTACCGGCAGTGGCTCGCCGTGCGCCGGGGGTCGGTGCGGGCCGTCGTCGGCACCCGGGCCGCGATGTTCGCGCCCGTCCAGGATCTCGGCCTCGTCGCGATCTGGGACGACGGCGACTCGAGCCACAGCGATGAGAACGCACCGTTCCCGCATGTGCGCGAGGTACTCGAGCTGAGGGCCACGCACGACTCGTGCGGCTTTCTGCTGGGGAGTACGAGCTGCACGGTGGAGGCCGCCCAGCTGGTGGCGAGCGGGTGGGCCCTGCCGCTGATCGCCGACCGGGAGCAGGTGCGCAGCGCCGCGCCCCTGGTGCGTACCGTCGGGGACGGCGAGCTGGCGCGGGACGAGGCGGCGCGGGCGGCGCGGCTGCCCAGTCTGGCTTGGCGGACCGTACGGGACGGGCTGAAGAACGGGCCGGTGCTGGTGCAGGTGCCGAGGCGGGGCTATGTGCCGAGACTGGCGTGCGAGCGATGCCGGACGCCCGCCCGGTGCCGGCACTGCTCGGGACCCCTGGAAGCGCCGGACGCGCACGATCTGAAGTGCGGATGGTGCGGGCGCGGTGCGCCGGACTGGCACTGCGTCGCGTGCGGGAGTACGAAGCTGCGCGCCCAGATCGTCGGCGCACGGCGCACGGCGGAGGAGCTCGGCCGGGCCTTCCCCGCCGTCCAGGTACGTACATCGGGCCGGGACCATGTGCTGGACACTGTGCCGGGGCGCCCCGCGCTGGTGGTGAGCACGCCCGGCGCGGAGCCCGTCGCGGACGGCGGATACGCGGCGGCGCTGCTGCTCGACGGCTGGGCGATGCTCGGACGGCCCGATCTACGGGCGGGCGAGGATGCGCTGCGGCGCTGGATGGACGCCGCCTCGCTGGTGCGCGGGCAGAGCGAGGGCGGCACTGTGGTGATCGTCGCCGAGCCGACGCTGCGGCCCGTGCAGGCGCTGGTGCGCTGGGACCCGGTGGGACACGCGCAGCGCGAGCTCGGCGAGCGGGCCGAGCTGGGATTCCCGCCGGTGTCGCGGATGGCCGCGGTGACCGGCCGGGCGGAGGCGATCGCCGCCTTCGTGGCGACGGCCGAGCTCCCGGTCGACGCCGAGGTGCTTGGCCCTGTCCCCGTGCCGGCCACCGACCCCGGCAGGCCCCGCAGGCCGGGCGATCCCCCGCTGGGTGAGGTGTGGGAGCGGGTGCTGCTGAGGGTTCCGCCGGGCAGCGGTTCGGCGCTCGCCGCCGCACTGAAGACCGCACAGGCGGCCAGGACGGCACGCGGCGGCGGCGAGCCGGTACGGATCAGAATCGACCCACCGGACATCGGCTGA
- the metK gene encoding methionine adenosyltransferase → MSRRLFTSESVTEGHPDKIADQISDTILDALLQEDPTSRVAVETLITTGLVHVAGEVTTKAYADIPTLVRNKILEIGYDSSKKGFDGASCGVSVSIGAQSPDIAQGVDTAYEKRVEGDEDELDKQGAGDQGLMFGYACDETPALMPLPIHLAHRLSRRLSEVRKNGTIPYLRPDGKTQVTIEYDGDKAARLDTVVVSSQHASDIDLDSLLAPDIREFVVEHVLKQLVEDGIKLDTDGYRLLVNPTGRFEIGGPMGDAGLTGRKIIIDTYGGMARHGGGAFSGKDPSKVDRSAAYAMRWVAKNVVAAGLAARCEVQVAYAIGKAEPVGLFVETFGTATLEVDKIEQAIAEVFDLRPAAIIRDLDLLRPIYAQTAAYGHFGRELADFTWERTDRVDALRKAAGL, encoded by the coding sequence GTGTCCCGCCGTCTCTTCACCTCGGAGTCCGTGACCGAGGGTCACCCCGACAAGATCGCTGACCAGATCAGCGACACCATTCTCGACGCCCTTCTGCAGGAGGACCCGACCTCCCGCGTTGCCGTGGAGACCTTGATCACCACCGGCCTGGTGCATGTGGCCGGCGAGGTGACCACCAAGGCGTACGCCGACATCCCCACGCTCGTGCGGAACAAGATCCTTGAGATCGGTTACGACTCCTCGAAGAAGGGCTTCGACGGCGCGTCCTGCGGCGTCTCGGTCTCCATCGGCGCGCAGTCGCCGGACATCGCGCAGGGCGTCGACACCGCGTACGAGAAGCGCGTCGAGGGCGACGAGGACGAGCTCGACAAGCAGGGCGCCGGCGACCAGGGCCTGATGTTCGGCTACGCCTGCGACGAGACGCCCGCGTTGATGCCGCTGCCGATCCACCTGGCGCACCGGCTCTCCCGCCGCCTCTCCGAGGTACGCAAGAACGGGACCATCCCCTACCTGCGCCCCGACGGCAAGACCCAGGTCACCATCGAGTACGACGGTGACAAGGCCGCGCGTCTGGACACCGTGGTCGTCTCCTCGCAGCACGCGTCCGACATCGACCTGGACTCGCTGCTCGCCCCCGACATCCGCGAGTTCGTCGTCGAGCATGTGCTGAAGCAGCTCGTCGAGGACGGCATCAAGCTGGACACCGACGGCTACCGGCTGCTGGTCAACCCGACGGGCCGGTTCGAGATCGGTGGCCCGATGGGCGACGCGGGTCTGACCGGCCGGAAGATCATCATCGACACGTACGGCGGCATGGCCCGGCACGGCGGCGGCGCGTTCTCGGGCAAGGACCCGTCGAAGGTGGACCGCTCGGCCGCGTACGCGATGCGCTGGGTCGCCAAGAACGTGGTGGCCGCCGGCCTCGCGGCACGCTGCGAGGTCCAGGTCGCGTACGCCATCGGCAAGGCCGAGCCGGTCGGACTCTTCGTCGAGACCTTCGGCACGGCCACACTCGAGGTCGACAAGATCGAGCAGGCCATCGCCGAGGTCTTCGACCTCCGCCCGGCCGCGATCATTCGCGACCTGGACCTGCTGCGCCCGATCTACGCACAGACCGCGGCGTACGGCCACTTCGGCCGCGAACTCGCGGACTTCACGTGGGAGCGCACGGACCGCGTGGACGCGCTGCGCAAGGCCGCGGGGCTGTAA
- the coaBC gene encoding bifunctional phosphopantothenoylcysteine decarboxylase/phosphopantothenate--cysteine ligase CoaBC encodes MDKPKVVLGVSGGIAAYKACELLRRLTESGHDVRVVPTASALHFVGAATWSALSGHPVSTEVWSDVHEVPHVRIGQDADLVVVAPATADMLAKAAHGLADDLLTNTLLTARCPVVFAPAMHTEMWEHQATQENVATLRRRGAVVIEPAVGRLTGVDTGKGRLPDPGEIFEVCRRVLARGVAAPDLAGRHVVVSAGGTREPLDPVRYLGNRSSGKQGYALARTAAARGARVTLIEANTGIPDPAGVDVVHVGTAVQLREAVLKAAAAADAVVMAAAVADFRPVAYAEGKIKKKDGQEPAPVALVRNPDILAEISSERARPAQVIVGFAAETDDVLANGRDKLRRKGCDLLVVNEVGERKTFGSEENEAVVLAADGGETPVPHGPKESLADTVWDLVVPRLG; translated from the coding sequence CTGGACAAGCCGAAGGTCGTTCTGGGGGTCAGCGGAGGCATCGCCGCGTACAAGGCGTGCGAGCTGCTGCGGAGGCTGACCGAGTCGGGTCACGACGTACGGGTGGTGCCGACCGCGTCGGCACTGCACTTCGTCGGCGCGGCGACCTGGTCGGCGCTTTCCGGCCACCCCGTCTCGACCGAGGTCTGGTCCGACGTCCACGAGGTGCCGCACGTACGGATCGGACAGGACGCCGATCTGGTCGTCGTCGCGCCCGCCACCGCCGACATGCTCGCCAAGGCGGCCCACGGCCTCGCCGACGACCTGCTCACCAATACGCTCCTGACCGCCCGCTGTCCGGTGGTCTTCGCGCCCGCGATGCACACCGAGATGTGGGAGCACCAGGCCACCCAGGAGAATGTGGCGACGCTGCGCCGCCGTGGAGCCGTTGTGATCGAGCCGGCCGTGGGGCGGCTCACCGGTGTGGACACCGGCAAGGGCCGGCTTCCGGATCCGGGCGAGATCTTCGAGGTCTGCCGCCGGGTGCTCGCCCGTGGTGTCGCCGCGCCGGATCTCGCCGGCCGCCATGTCGTCGTCAGCGCGGGCGGCACGCGCGAGCCGCTCGACCCGGTCCGCTACCTGGGGAACCGCTCCTCCGGCAAGCAGGGGTACGCGCTGGCGCGCACCGCGGCGGCCCGCGGCGCCAGGGTCACGCTCATCGAGGCGAACACCGGGATACCGGACCCTGCGGGCGTCGACGTGGTCCACGTCGGCACGGCGGTCCAGCTGCGCGAGGCCGTGCTCAAGGCGGCGGCGGCCGCCGATGCCGTGGTGATGGCCGCGGCCGTCGCGGACTTCCGCCCCGTCGCGTACGCCGAAGGCAAGATCAAGAAGAAGGACGGCCAGGAGCCCGCGCCCGTCGCACTGGTCCGCAACCCGGACATACTCGCGGAGATCTCCAGCGAACGGGCCCGCCCCGCCCAGGTCATCGTCGGTTTCGCCGCGGAGACCGACGACGTTCTCGCCAACGGCCGTGACAAGCTGCGCCGCAAGGGCTGCGACCTGCTCGTGGTCAATGAGGTGGGGGAGCGCAAGACCTTCGGCTCCGAGGAGAACGAAGCCGTGGTGCTCGCCGCGGACGGCGGCGAGACGCCGGTGCCTCACGGACCCAAGGAATCTCTCGCGGACACCGTGTGGGACCTTGTTGTCCCGCGACTCGGGTGA
- the rpoZ gene encoding DNA-directed RNA polymerase subunit omega produces MSSSITAPEGIINPPIDELLEATDSKYSLVIYAAKRARQINAYYSQLGEGLLEYVGPLVDTHVHEKPLSIALREINAGLLTSEAIEGPAQ; encoded by the coding sequence GTGTCCTCTTCCATCACTGCGCCCGAGGGCATCATCAACCCGCCGATCGACGAGCTGCTCGAGGCCACTGACTCGAAGTACAGCCTCGTGATCTACGCGGCCAAGCGCGCGCGCCAGATCAACGCGTACTACTCGCAGCTCGGTGAGGGTCTGCTCGAGTACGTCGGTCCGCTGGTGGACACCCACGTCCACGAGAAGCCGCTCTCGATCGCCCTGCGTGAGATCAACGCGGGTCTGCTGACCTCGGAGGCCATTGAGGGCCCGGCTCAGTAG
- the gmk gene encoding guanylate kinase, which translates to MAAEVRPRLTVLSGPSGVGKSTVVAHMRKVHPEVWLSVSATTRKPRPGERHGVQYFFVTDEEFDKLIANGELLEWAEFAGNRYGTPRRAVLERLEAGEPVLLEIDLQGARQVKESMPDSQLVFLAPPSWEELVRRLTGRGTESPEVIERRLAAAKVELAAESEFDIPLVNTSVEDVARELLALMQLSPGD; encoded by the coding sequence ATGGCAGCAGAGGTACGTCCGCGGCTGACCGTGCTCTCCGGCCCCTCCGGGGTCGGTAAGAGCACGGTCGTCGCCCATATGCGCAAGGTCCACCCCGAGGTATGGCTCTCGGTGTCGGCCACCACAAGAAAGCCGCGCCCCGGCGAGCGCCACGGCGTTCAGTACTTCTTCGTCACCGACGAAGAGTTCGACAAGCTGATCGCCAATGGCGAGCTGCTGGAATGGGCCGAGTTCGCGGGCAATCGCTACGGCACACCGCGCCGTGCGGTCCTCGAACGCCTGGAGGCGGGCGAGCCCGTGCTGCTGGAGATCGATCTCCAGGGCGCACGGCAGGTCAAGGAGTCCATGCCGGACTCGCAGCTGGTCTTCCTGGCCCCGCCGAGCTGGGAGGAACTGGTCCGTCGGCTCACCGGCCGCGGCACCGAGTCTCCCGAGGTCATCGAGCGCCGGCTGGCGGCCGCGAAGGTCGAGCTGGCCGCCGAGTCGGAGTTCGATATCCCCCTGGTCAACACCTCCGTCGAGGACGTGGCCCGTGAGCTGCTAGCCTTGATGCAGCTGTCTCCTGGGGACTGA
- a CDS encoding integration host factor — translation MALPPLTPEQRAAALEKAAAARRERAEVKNRLKHSGASLHEVIKQGQENDVIGKMKVSALLESLPGVGKVRAKQIMERLGISESRRVRGLGSNQIASLEREFGGGAA, via the coding sequence GTGGCTCTTCCGCCCCTTACCCCTGAACAGCGCGCAGCCGCGCTCGAAAAGGCCGCCGCGGCTCGCCGGGAGCGGGCCGAGGTCAAGAATCGACTCAAGCACTCCGGCGCCTCGCTCCACGAGGTCATCAAGCAGGGCCAGGAGAACGACGTCATCGGCAAGATGAAGGTCTCCGCTCTTCTTGAGTCCCTGCCGGGCGTGGGCAAGGTCCGCGCCAAGCAGATCATGGAGCGGCTCGGCATCTCCGAGAGTCGCCGTGTGCGCGGTCTCGGCTCCAACCAGATCGCGTCACTTGAGCGCGAGTTCGGCGGCGGTGCCGCCTGA
- the pyrF gene encoding orotidine-5'-phosphate decarboxylase — MTPLRTTAPFGARLRHAMDTRGPLCVGIDPHASLLTAWGLNDDIAGLERFTRTVVEALADRVAVLKPQSAFFERFGSRGIAVLEKAVEEARAAGALVLMDAKRGDIGSTMGAYAATYLDKDSPLFSDAVTVSPYLGFGSLRPALDAAAVSGAGVFVLALTSNPEGAEVQRSTTADGRSLAQLMLDHMAAENAGAEPLGSVGAVVGATLGDAGVNLDINGPLLAPGIGAQGATPADLPGVFGAAVGNVVPSVSRGVLRHGPDMAALRESATRFADEVRSAVAGP, encoded by the coding sequence ATGACCCCCCTCCGGACCACGGCGCCCTTCGGCGCACGCCTGCGCCACGCCATGGACACCCGTGGACCGCTCTGCGTCGGTATCGACCCGCACGCGTCCCTGCTGACCGCGTGGGGCCTGAACGACGACATCGCCGGCCTGGAGCGCTTCACACGCACGGTCGTGGAGGCGCTGGCCGACCGGGTCGCCGTGCTCAAGCCGCAGTCGGCGTTCTTCGAGCGCTTCGGCTCTCGGGGCATCGCCGTACTGGAGAAGGCGGTGGAGGAGGCGCGTGCGGCGGGTGCGCTGGTCCTGATGGACGCCAAACGCGGCGACATCGGCTCGACGATGGGCGCGTACGCGGCGACCTACCTCGACAAGGACTCGCCGCTCTTCTCGGACGCGGTGACCGTCTCCCCGTATCTCGGCTTCGGCTCGCTGCGCCCGGCGCTGGACGCGGCCGCTGTGTCGGGTGCGGGCGTCTTCGTGCTGGCCCTCACCTCCAATCCGGAGGGCGCGGAGGTCCAGCGCTCCACGACCGCGGACGGCCGCTCCCTGGCCCAGCTGATGCTCGACCACATGGCGGCCGAGAACGCGGGCGCCGAGCCGCTCGGCTCGGTCGGCGCGGTGGTCGGCGCGACGCTGGGCGACGCCGGTGTGAACCTTGACATCAACGGCCCGCTGCTCGCCCCCGGCATCGGCGCTCAGGGCGCGACGCCCGCGGACCTTCCGGGTGTCTTCGGCGCGGCGGTCGGCAATGTGGTCCCGAGCGTGAGCCGTGGCGTGCTGCGGCACGGCCCGGATATGGCGGCCCTGCGCGAGTCGGCGACGCGCTTCGCGGACGAGGTGCGGTCGGCGGTCGCCGGGCCCTGA